A genomic region of Streptosporangium lutulentum contains the following coding sequences:
- a CDS encoding PucR family transcriptional regulator — translation MIESRGRRDWEVPVTVAELVNGGPLAGARMWGTGENPVRQVRIVDDLTLFGSVPPHTAVVLVGQAAAGGWAVEMAMRRAWEQAAACVIASSAGMSAGSGAGLAERLGVTLIFVDEDPLVTAVRVASAAARPEAARTQLVARCATRLAEAGASARRVLGVLNSELQGNAVALLDPWGSHLAGRRAQGPSLAEVDIPDASGGTLAVLVAHGSFQSPGWPSVVNAVLGLAVTPLVAWAATERLAAERDVALQSALATRLLTLASSRARASVRTGDVREGTGPPGTAQGAMPEGEDPEASGDGTLARAVALHWPVGGPLTAYAIRCHDTDLDDVRMVGSVIAATVGPGPVLRRDESWAGWSALPPDRLAGRLAECLAALPVPCAAGVGTQVPDLGVMEESLLGAEAAAFVSPAGVVARADRMGPAKLLAALPGGVLRAPAQMILDPLLSVDRDGTLLETLTAVLDEGGASRAAERLGIHRNTVTTRLERIRAAGFDVDDPGTRLALHLAAHVLRPRPIP, via the coding sequence GTGATCGAGTCGCGGGGGCGACGGGACTGGGAGGTTCCGGTCACGGTGGCCGAGCTGGTCAACGGGGGGCCGCTGGCCGGGGCCCGGATGTGGGGCACGGGGGAGAACCCGGTGCGCCAGGTCCGGATCGTCGACGACCTGACGCTGTTCGGTTCGGTGCCGCCTCATACGGCGGTGGTGCTGGTCGGTCAGGCCGCCGCCGGCGGCTGGGCGGTGGAGATGGCCATGCGCAGGGCCTGGGAGCAGGCCGCCGCGTGCGTCATCGCGTCGTCGGCCGGAATGAGCGCCGGATCCGGTGCGGGGCTGGCCGAACGCCTCGGCGTGACGTTGATCTTCGTGGACGAGGATCCGCTGGTGACGGCCGTGCGAGTGGCCTCGGCGGCGGCCCGGCCCGAGGCGGCCAGGACCCAGCTCGTGGCCCGCTGCGCGACCAGGCTGGCCGAGGCGGGTGCCTCGGCCCGGCGGGTGCTCGGCGTGCTCAACTCCGAACTCCAGGGGAACGCGGTGGCACTCCTCGACCCGTGGGGTTCGCACCTGGCGGGCCGCCGCGCGCAGGGACCCTCACTCGCGGAGGTGGACATCCCCGACGCGAGCGGCGGCACGCTGGCGGTCCTCGTGGCCCACGGCTCCTTCCAGTCTCCCGGCTGGCCCTCGGTGGTGAACGCCGTTCTGGGGCTGGCGGTCACCCCGCTGGTCGCCTGGGCGGCCACCGAACGGCTCGCCGCCGAGCGGGACGTCGCCCTGCAGTCGGCCCTCGCCACCCGGTTGCTCACCCTCGCCTCGTCGCGGGCGCGGGCCTCCGTGCGGACGGGGGACGTCCGGGAGGGGACGGGGCCACCGGGGACGGCGCAGGGCGCGATGCCGGAGGGGGAGGACCCGGAGGCGAGCGGGGACGGAACGCTCGCGCGGGCGGTCGCCCTCCACTGGCCGGTCGGCGGTCCGCTCACCGCCTACGCCATCCGGTGCCACGACACCGACCTGGACGATGTGCGGATGGTCGGGTCGGTCATCGCCGCGACCGTGGGGCCCGGCCCCGTGCTGCGCCGTGACGAGAGCTGGGCGGGATGGTCGGCGCTGCCGCCCGACCGGCTCGCCGGCCGCCTGGCCGAGTGTCTCGCCGCCCTGCCGGTGCCCTGTGCGGCGGGAGTCGGCACGCAGGTGCCCGACCTCGGCGTCATGGAGGAGTCGCTGCTCGGGGCGGAGGCCGCCGCGTTCGTCTCCCCGGCCGGCGTGGTCGCGAGGGCCGACCGGATGGGCCCGGCCAAGCTGCTGGCCGCCCTGCCGGGCGGCGTCCTGCGCGCCCCGGCCCAGATGATCCTGGACCCGCTGCTGAGCGTGGACCGCGACGGGACGCTCCTGGAGACCCTCACCGCCGTCCTGGACGAGGGCGGGGCCTCCCGCGCCGCCGAGCGGCTCGGCATCCACCGCAACACGGTCACCACCCGCCTGGAGCGGATCCGCGCCGCGGGCTTCGACGTGGACGACCCGGGGACCCGGCTGGCTCTCCACCTGGCCGCCCACGTCCTTCGGCCCCGGCCCATCCCGTAG
- a CDS encoding thioesterase II family protein yields MSGEWIVRGTNRPDADVRLFCFAHAGGGSALFHGWDELLSPEVDVCPVVLPGRESRIRETPFNRMEQLVGPLYEALREHADRPFAFFGHSMGSAVAWEMARKFSASPSGGPLVLFVSGRRAPHLPTRRRLFSDLRDEELMAELGTLNGTPSEVLGRRDLLRLFLPGLRADFELNERHTPLPGPELSCHVSALCGDADPEVDPDEIAAWRDATAGGFTQRMFGGDHFYLKGPRPEVLQAIQEDLRRAMLAHLAG; encoded by the coding sequence TTGTCCGGCGAGTGGATCGTGAGGGGAACGAACAGACCGGACGCCGACGTCAGGCTGTTCTGTTTCGCGCACGCGGGCGGCGGATCGGCGTTGTTCCACGGGTGGGACGAACTGCTCTCACCCGAGGTGGACGTGTGTCCGGTGGTCCTGCCGGGGCGCGAGTCGAGAATCCGGGAGACGCCGTTCAACCGGATGGAGCAGCTGGTCGGCCCGCTGTACGAGGCGTTGCGGGAACACGCCGATCGGCCGTTCGCGTTCTTCGGTCACAGCATGGGCTCCGCGGTCGCGTGGGAAATGGCCCGGAAATTCTCCGCGAGCCCTTCCGGCGGCCCGCTCGTTCTCTTCGTCTCCGGCCGGAGGGCCCCGCACCTGCCCACCCGGCGCCGGCTTTTCTCCGACTTGCGCGACGAGGAGCTGATGGCCGAGCTGGGCACGCTGAACGGCACCCCCTCGGAGGTGCTGGGCCGGCGCGACCTCCTGAGGCTGTTCCTTCCGGGCCTGCGAGCCGACTTCGAGCTGAACGAACGGCACACCCCGCTTCCGGGCCCGGAGCTGTCATGCCATGTGTCGGCGCTGTGCGGTGACGCCGATCCCGAGGTCGATCCGGACGAGATCGCCGCCTGGCGGGACGCCACGGCGGGCGGCTTCACCCAGCGGATGTTCGGCGGTGACCACTTCTATCTCAAAGGGCCACGCCCCGAGGTTCTCCAAGCGATCCAGGAGGACCTCCGCCGGGCGATGCTCGCCCACCTCGCGGGCTGA
- a CDS encoding DUF917 domain-containing protein, with the protein MNHQSAGKAPPKIDLTSFGAFAAGSQLFATGAAELSFHLASDWARSVLGEGVRVCRAADLPPRTLCAAVCLVGSSTALGERLPTGNEPVQVIRGLERRLGQEIGAVVALNLDAESALLPVITAALLDIPLVDGDGSGRVFPLLNQSTYTLGGVSVTPLVMAGPADDVVVLDTGPDRVEELIRPLVLALGGWTVTACYPMTAEVLARVVVPGTVSRLMEAGVPGAPRSIAAPYGVRTLCRGRIAAVETSTGHGMDLTLPSLPSSIVVEEKEGLGRLIRLEAHNEIVFALVDGAMAAMAPDQICMISTVDGMAVDVDKAVPGLEVEVMVVRAAPVWHTGEGVALGGLRAFGVPL; encoded by the coding sequence GTGAACCACCAGAGCGCAGGAAAGGCGCCCCCGAAGATCGACCTGACGTCGTTCGGCGCCTTCGCCGCCGGATCACAGCTGTTCGCCACCGGCGCGGCCGAGCTGTCCTTCCACCTCGCGTCCGACTGGGCCAGGTCGGTGCTCGGGGAGGGGGTGAGGGTGTGCCGGGCCGCCGATCTGCCGCCGCGGACGCTCTGCGCCGCGGTCTGCCTCGTCGGCTCCAGCACGGCGCTCGGCGAGCGCCTGCCCACGGGCAACGAGCCCGTCCAGGTGATCCGCGGGCTGGAACGCAGGCTCGGCCAGGAGATCGGCGCCGTGGTGGCGCTCAACCTCGACGCCGAGAGCGCGCTGCTCCCGGTGATCACCGCGGCGCTGCTGGACATCCCGCTGGTGGACGGGGACGGCAGCGGGAGGGTGTTCCCGCTGCTCAACCAGAGCACCTACACCCTGGGAGGGGTCAGCGTCACGCCGCTGGTGATGGCCGGTCCCGCCGATGACGTGGTGGTGCTGGACACCGGGCCGGACCGGGTGGAGGAGCTGATCCGCCCGCTGGTCCTGGCCCTGGGAGGCTGGACGGTGACCGCCTGCTACCCGATGACCGCCGAGGTGCTGGCACGCGTCGTGGTCCCCGGCACGGTCAGCCGCCTGATGGAGGCGGGAGTGCCGGGAGCGCCGCGTTCCATCGCCGCGCCGTACGGCGTGCGGACCCTGTGCAGGGGCCGGATCGCCGCGGTGGAGACCAGCACCGGGCACGGCATGGACCTGACGCTGCCGTCGCTGCCGTCCAGCATCGTGGTCGAGGAGAAGGAAGGGCTCGGCAGGCTCATCCGGCTGGAGGCGCACAATGAGATCGTGTTCGCCCTGGTGGACGGGGCGATGGCGGCCATGGCGCCCGACCAGATCTGCATGATCTCGACGGTGGACGGCATGGCGGTCGACGTCGACAAGGCGGTTCCCGGACTGGAGGTGGAGGTCATGGTGGTGAGAGCGGCGCCGGTGTGGCACACCGGGGAAGGCGTCGCGCTGGGAGGACTGCGGGCGTTCGGGGTGCCGTTGTGA
- a CDS encoding RNA polymerase sigma factor, producing the protein MNETSRGEADDASFIERSRREPEAFAEVFRRYAPDITRYVARRLGEDAAEDVVAETFLTAFRQREGYDLARPHARPWLYGIATNLMGRHRRTEVRQLRILERTGVDPVTAPFTERTDERLIAEASRRNLANALAALPKGHRDALLLVAWGDLSYPEAAEALGVRLGTVRSRINRARNKLRKELGEINPMATVSEEPVYE; encoded by the coding sequence ATGAATGAGACCAGCCGAGGAGAGGCCGATGATGCCTCTTTCATCGAGCGGTCCCGGCGCGAGCCCGAGGCCTTCGCCGAGGTCTTCCGCCGCTATGCCCCGGATATCACCCGCTACGTCGCCCGCAGGCTGGGGGAGGATGCCGCCGAAGACGTGGTGGCGGAGACGTTCCTGACGGCGTTCCGGCAGCGGGAAGGCTATGACCTCGCCCGCCCGCACGCACGGCCCTGGCTGTACGGGATCGCAACCAACCTGATGGGGCGACATCGGCGAACCGAGGTGCGGCAGTTACGCATCCTCGAGCGCACCGGAGTCGACCCGGTGACGGCACCGTTCACCGAACGCACCGACGAGCGACTCATCGCCGAAGCCTCCCGCCGCAACCTCGCGAACGCCCTGGCGGCCCTCCCGAAAGGGCATCGCGACGCGTTGCTCCTGGTGGCATGGGGCGACCTCAGCTATCCAGAGGCCGCTGAGGCGCTGGGCGTACGCCTCGGAACGGTGCGATCACGCATCAACCGGGCTCGAAACAAACTCCGCAAAGAACTCGGCGAGATCAACCCCATGGCCACCGTTAGCGAGGAACCCGTCTATGAATGA
- a CDS encoding fibronectin type III domain-containing protein, whose product MIISLTRSQIRSRVVALAVAVMLSVAGTVTVASTEAAAAVGVENEGADCAVTGLPDAGSLPTNSRLPDPFRKLDGTRISTTSEWRCRREETKRLSERFVYGEKPGKPASVTGTVSRTGITVNVNHNGRSSSFSASVSLPSGSGPFPAVVVLGGFGADTAAIRAAGAAVISYDPYAVGREGTPRNNKQGAFYSIYGSSSSTGLLLAWGWGVSRIIDVIEQSDGSILKADATGVTGCSRFGKGAFVAGAFDQRIALTMPIESGSAGVPIFRGIPGEGAQSLSSAYGEQPWLGDAFGSFTSSPTRLPVDTHQMVAMVAPRGLFIMDNPHIANLGPRSASVAALGGAEVYKALGAGENITYWSDVQDGSHCANRSEWRTPLQQNIQKFLLKTGNAPGAIRISSRALGNLAEWRDWQTPTLGSAGDTTPPSAPGTPAASNVTATGATLTWAASTDQGGSGLAGYNVHREQGATDPQIGQSTTASITLTGLTANTQYQVYVRARDGAGNLSATSQPVTFTTTTGGGGGDTSPPTAPGGLAASATTSTGTTLNWTASTDDTGVTGYDILRAPGASGGTFTQAGTSTTTTFGDTGLTPSTTYRYQVRARDAAGNTSPVSNTTEVTTQPGASTGTCTAVPSVQTQWSTGYVIQPLTITNTGTSAITGWTVTFTLPAGHTLTGSWNGAVTAGGQTVAIRNAGHNGTLAPGAATASVGFQVSRPNGSTALPSGYTCA is encoded by the coding sequence GTGATCATCAGCTTGACCCGCTCTCAGATCCGCTCGAGGGTCGTCGCTCTGGCGGTAGCGGTGATGCTCTCGGTCGCTGGAACGGTGACGGTCGCATCCACCGAGGCCGCCGCGGCCGTCGGAGTCGAGAACGAGGGCGCCGACTGCGCGGTGACCGGCCTGCCCGACGCAGGATCCTTGCCCACCAACTCCAGGCTCCCCGACCCCTTCAGAAAACTGGACGGTACGCGCATCTCCACCACGTCCGAGTGGCGGTGCCGGCGGGAGGAGACCAAGAGGCTGTCGGAGAGGTTCGTCTACGGCGAGAAGCCCGGAAAGCCGGCAAGTGTCACGGGGACGGTCTCGAGAACCGGCATCACCGTGAACGTGAACCACAACGGCAGGAGCTCCAGCTTCTCGGCGAGCGTCTCATTGCCGAGTGGTTCCGGACCTTTCCCGGCCGTCGTCGTCCTGGGAGGATTCGGAGCGGACACGGCCGCCATCAGAGCGGCCGGTGCCGCCGTCATCAGTTACGACCCCTACGCGGTCGGGCGCGAGGGCACGCCGCGAAACAACAAACAAGGCGCGTTCTACAGCATCTACGGCTCCTCCAGCAGCACGGGGCTGCTCCTCGCCTGGGGCTGGGGGGTGAGCCGGATCATCGACGTCATCGAGCAGTCGGACGGCAGCATTCTCAAAGCGGACGCGACCGGCGTCACCGGATGCTCGCGGTTCGGAAAGGGCGCCTTCGTGGCCGGTGCGTTCGATCAGCGCATCGCGTTGACCATGCCGATCGAATCCGGTAGCGCCGGTGTTCCCATCTTCCGCGGGATCCCCGGGGAAGGCGCCCAGAGTCTGAGCAGCGCCTACGGAGAGCAGCCGTGGCTGGGCGACGCGTTCGGCTCCTTCACGAGCAGCCCGACCAGGCTGCCGGTGGACACGCACCAGATGGTGGCCATGGTCGCCCCCCGCGGCCTGTTCATCATGGACAACCCCCACATCGCCAACCTCGGCCCCCGATCCGCGAGCGTCGCGGCCCTGGGCGGAGCCGAGGTCTACAAAGCCCTCGGCGCGGGAGAGAACATCACCTACTGGTCCGACGTCCAGGACGGCAGCCACTGCGCCAACAGGTCTGAGTGGAGGACCCCGCTGCAGCAGAACATCCAGAAATTCCTGCTGAAGACCGGCAACGCCCCAGGCGCGATCAGGATCTCGTCCAGGGCTCTCGGCAACCTGGCCGAGTGGAGAGACTGGCAGACCCCGACCCTCGGCAGCGCCGGCGACACCACCCCGCCGAGCGCGCCGGGCACCCCGGCCGCGTCCAACGTGACCGCAACCGGCGCCACGCTGACCTGGGCCGCCTCCACCGACCAGGGCGGCTCCGGCCTGGCCGGCTACAACGTCCACCGCGAGCAGGGAGCCACCGACCCGCAGATCGGCCAGTCCACCACCGCCTCGATCACCCTCACCGGACTGACCGCGAACACCCAGTACCAGGTGTACGTGCGGGCACGGGACGGCGCGGGCAACCTGTCCGCCACCTCACAACCGGTCACCTTCACCACGACCACCGGCGGCGGCGGTGGCGACACCTCACCGCCGACGGCCCCGGGCGGCCTGGCCGCCTCGGCCACCACGTCCACGGGCACCACCCTGAACTGGACCGCCTCGACCGACGACACCGGCGTCACCGGCTACGACATCCTGCGCGCGCCCGGCGCGAGCGGCGGCACCTTCACCCAGGCCGGCACCTCGACCACGACCACGTTCGGCGACACGGGCCTGACCCCGAGCACCACCTATCGCTATCAGGTCAGGGCACGGGACGCCGCGGGCAACACCTCCCCGGTCTCCAACACCACGGAGGTCACCACCCAGCCCGGCGCGTCCACCGGAACCTGCACGGCCGTTCCGTCCGTGCAGACCCAGTGGAGCACCGGATACGTCATCCAGCCGCTGACCATCACCAACACCGGCACCTCGGCGATCACCGGATGGACGGTCACCTTCACCCTGCCGGCCGGGCACACGCTGACCGGCTCGTGGAACGGCGCCGTCACCGCCGGCGGGCAGACCGTGGCCATCAGGAACGCCGGCCACAACGGCACCCTCGCCCCCGGAGCCGCCACCGCCAGCGTCGGCTTCCAGGTGAGCCGCCCGAACGGCAGCACCGCGCTTCCGTCCGGATACACCTGCGCCTGA
- a CDS encoding alpha/beta hydrolase: MKRRLFTVALAVLALTTSLTQPVLAEPSPAEPAAAQVATSGWRPSAPIRWTECGATHEDECATLKVPIDWKKPSGPTLDLAVGRLKALNPAKRIGVLIAHPGGPGSSGIDPFILERVIPDSDPIRQYFDLVSLDPRGVGHSTQVVCSEDLVNRTPYTYPADEAEYRAFLRFNAELSRDCRERTGPLFDHVDTASAARDVDAIRVALGERRISLFAISYGTQVLQQYAELFPGNIRAMAIDSNIDHSITSAWQYLKTTTEDFEGSFLEFAKWCGETAACALHGRNVVDVWDGLHAKATAGDLIFPSDGSPISAEDLRRMLFITMYDPREWFDTAGLLNALDARGASLMPAGITRAEMINNPYPAIWCSDWTWDVTSFSQLDQYRRRLETIAPHTKISPFWSDVVGCLNWQGPVSNPQRRLKISGTPPILMAMARYDVATPAAWNRTAARQIPRSVLLEYEGAGHGQFRNSACVHDKIVKYLIELRLPPRGTRCAPEYLTQPPTATDSARKQPLTRTDRPLHTR; encoded by the coding sequence ATGAAGAGGCGATTGTTCACCGTCGCGCTCGCGGTACTCGCGCTGACGACCTCGCTCACGCAGCCGGTCCTCGCGGAGCCGTCCCCCGCTGAGCCGGCCGCCGCGCAGGTCGCGACCTCGGGATGGCGCCCCTCCGCGCCGATCCGGTGGACGGAGTGCGGCGCCACCCACGAGGACGAGTGCGCGACCCTGAAGGTGCCGATCGACTGGAAGAAGCCGAGCGGGCCGACCCTCGACCTGGCGGTCGGCCGGCTCAAGGCACTGAACCCGGCCAAGCGGATCGGCGTGCTGATCGCCCACCCGGGCGGCCCCGGAAGCTCGGGGATCGACCCGTTCATCCTTGAGCGGGTCATCCCGGACAGTGACCCGATCCGGCAGTACTTCGACCTCGTCAGCCTCGACCCCCGCGGCGTCGGTCACAGCACCCAGGTGGTGTGCAGCGAGGATCTGGTCAACCGCACGCCGTACACCTATCCGGCCGATGAGGCCGAGTACCGGGCGTTCCTGCGATTCAACGCGGAGCTGTCGAGGGACTGCCGCGAGCGGACCGGCCCGCTGTTCGACCACGTGGACACCGCCAGCGCGGCTCGCGACGTCGACGCGATCCGGGTGGCGCTCGGCGAGCGCAGGATCAGCCTCTTCGCGATCTCCTACGGTACGCAGGTCCTCCAGCAGTACGCCGAGCTGTTCCCCGGGAACATCCGCGCGATGGCGATCGACTCCAACATCGACCACAGCATCACCTCCGCGTGGCAGTACCTGAAGACCACGACGGAGGACTTCGAGGGCAGCTTCCTCGAATTCGCCAAGTGGTGCGGCGAGACCGCGGCCTGCGCGCTGCACGGCCGGAACGTCGTCGACGTGTGGGACGGATTGCACGCCAAGGCGACGGCCGGCGACCTGATATTTCCCTCCGACGGTTCCCCGATCTCCGCCGAGGACCTGAGGCGGATGCTGTTCATCACCATGTACGACCCCAGGGAGTGGTTCGATACCGCCGGCCTGCTGAACGCCCTCGACGCCAGGGGGGCGTCCCTGATGCCCGCGGGCATCACCAGGGCGGAGATGATCAACAATCCCTACCCCGCCATCTGGTGTTCCGACTGGACGTGGGACGTCACGAGCTTCTCCCAGCTCGACCAGTACCGGCGGCGGCTTGAGACGATCGCCCCGCACACGAAGATCTCACCGTTCTGGTCCGACGTGGTGGGCTGTCTCAACTGGCAGGGCCCCGTGTCCAACCCGCAGCGCAGGCTCAAGATCAGCGGAACCCCACCCATCCTGATGGCCATGGCCCGCTACGACGTCGCCACTCCGGCCGCGTGGAACCGTACGGCCGCGCGGCAGATCCCGCGATCGGTTCTGCTGGAGTACGAGGGCGCCGGGCACGGCCAGTTCCGCAACAGCGCCTGCGTTCACGACAAGATCGTGAAGTACCTGATCGAGCTCAGGCTGCCGCCACGCGGCACCCGCTGCGCCCCCGAATACCTGACGCAACCGCCTACCGCGACGGACTCGGCGAGGAAGCAGCCGCTCACCCGGACCGACCGCCCCCTTCACACCCGCTGA
- a CDS encoding sensor histidine kinase — protein sequence MTNWYPSSFRARRTLATAVVATLVCVGVSLLFLLFAGGKEAASAQMLATGAWNRVVPLIRQGPLPPVLPDVKGAAIQVVDAHGRAVAATSQLAGKPPIATFHSTSKDVRAARVLCPPAGLKGCMTVVSYKVYQPEGVWLLYVAVPVVPWYGDSTALLLAVGVSLLVITMMTAWTFRDLSKALAPVNAIRTELAEITATGLDRRVPVPRKYDEIKSLAETVNDTLDRLEGAYQRLRRFTSDASHDLRSPITAMRTQLEEALMYPQDTDWPKMTVAALSGLDRLQAIVTDLLTLARLDARAPLSREPTELDRLVGAELDRRTYRVEIVKDLRPDVLIDCDRLRITRVLVNLLDNAERHATSQITVSVRADGPTAILEVVDDGTGIAVEHREMVFDRFTRLDASRDRDAGGTGLGLAIAREIAEAHQGTLTIEDSERGARFVLRLPARAPSPAAGPGGSSETRVPSADAEDEGMRPRPPARGSLMIPNLREGEAS from the coding sequence ATGACGAACTGGTACCCGTCGTCGTTCCGTGCCCGTAGAACATTGGCGACCGCCGTCGTCGCGACGCTGGTGTGCGTCGGAGTCAGTTTGCTCTTCCTCCTGTTCGCGGGCGGCAAGGAGGCCGCCAGCGCCCAGATGCTGGCCACCGGGGCCTGGAACCGTGTGGTGCCCCTCATCAGGCAGGGGCCCCTCCCGCCCGTGCTGCCGGACGTCAAGGGCGCGGCGATTCAGGTCGTGGACGCCCATGGCCGGGCGGTCGCGGCGACAAGTCAGCTCGCCGGCAAGCCGCCGATCGCCACCTTCCACTCGACCAGCAAGGACGTGCGCGCCGCACGGGTGCTGTGCCCTCCTGCCGGGCTGAAGGGCTGCATGACCGTCGTCTCCTACAAGGTCTATCAACCGGAGGGGGTCTGGCTGCTCTACGTGGCGGTTCCGGTGGTCCCCTGGTACGGGGACTCCACGGCGCTGCTCCTGGCGGTCGGCGTGTCCCTGCTGGTGATCACGATGATGACCGCCTGGACGTTCCGTGATCTCAGCAAGGCCCTGGCCCCGGTGAACGCCATCCGGACGGAACTGGCGGAGATCACCGCCACCGGCCTCGACCGCCGGGTCCCGGTGCCCAGGAAGTATGACGAGATCAAGTCCCTGGCCGAAACGGTGAACGACACCCTGGACCGCCTTGAGGGCGCCTACCAGCGGCTACGGCGCTTCACCTCGGACGCCTCGCACGACCTGCGCAGCCCGATCACCGCCATGCGGACCCAGCTGGAGGAGGCGCTCATGTATCCGCAGGACACCGACTGGCCGAAGATGACCGTGGCGGCGCTCTCCGGCCTGGACCGGCTGCAGGCGATCGTGACCGACCTGCTGACCCTCGCCCGGCTGGACGCACGCGCCCCCCTCAGCCGCGAGCCGACCGAGCTGGACCGACTGGTCGGCGCCGAGCTGGACCGCAGGACCTACCGGGTGGAGATCGTCAAGGATCTGCGGCCGGACGTCCTCATCGACTGTGACCGGCTGCGGATCACCCGGGTGCTGGTCAACCTGCTCGACAACGCCGAACGTCACGCCACCTCTCAGATCACCGTCAGCGTGCGGGCCGACGGGCCGACGGCGATCCTGGAGGTCGTCGACGACGGCACCGGAATCGCCGTCGAACACCGGGAGATGGTCTTCGACCGGTTCACCCGGCTGGACGCCTCACGCGACCGGGACGCGGGAGGGACCGGGCTGGGACTGGCGATCGCACGGGAGATCGCCGAAGCGCACCAGGGCACCCTGACCATCGAGGACAGCGAACGAGGAGCACGCTTCGTCCTGCGCCTCCCCGCACGCGCCCCCTCCCCGGCCGCCGGCCCCGGCGGCTCTTCCGAGACACGGGTCCCGAGCGCGGACGCCGAGGACGAGGGCATGCGCCCGAGACCACCCGCACGTGGAAGCCTGATGATTCCGAACCTGCGCGAGGGCGAGGCCTCATAG
- a CDS encoding MFS transporter: MIATEIRRLPIGAAFDRMPFTRRHVLIALALFVAFVIESWEQVALIYVAGDFGTAFGVDEAGVGLVLSAVALGMIPGALVWGPLSDRIGRRPTCFWSLIAYGVIAFASAFSPNVTTLMALRVASGFALAGVYTVTFPYFLELLPTRSRGRATVYLSIGWPVGVLAAIAVSVTLGDMGWHGVVIASALVGFWAFAIRAWVPESPYWLATRNRQAEAKAVLRELGSPDAGEVFIVGVKRVGRPLDLLRGELRRVTLLMLLLNFTFNWGYWGLQVWLPTLMRGKGMSLDATLGFAALSALVTIPGYVSASLLTGRFGRKKVFLCYVVAAVLGGFFFAVASTTAGLYAGNFILSFFSLGAWGVWNTWNGEFYPTAIRGTGYAWATAAQLVSTTVAPAAVGLLLARATGFTATMLVINAFMVITALLALPLPETEGRGLE; this comes from the coding sequence ATGATCGCCACCGAGATCCGGAGGCTGCCGATCGGCGCCGCCTTCGACCGGATGCCGTTCACCCGCAGACACGTCCTGATCGCGCTGGCGCTGTTCGTCGCGTTCGTCATCGAGTCCTGGGAGCAGGTCGCCCTCATCTACGTCGCCGGAGACTTCGGGACGGCCTTCGGGGTCGACGAGGCCGGGGTCGGGCTGGTGCTGTCGGCGGTCGCGCTCGGCATGATCCCCGGCGCCCTGGTCTGGGGCCCGCTCTCGGATCGGATAGGCCGCCGGCCCACCTGCTTCTGGTCCCTGATCGCCTACGGGGTGATCGCGTTCGCCTCGGCGTTCTCCCCGAACGTGACGACGCTGATGGCGCTGCGCGTGGCCTCCGGCTTCGCTCTGGCCGGCGTCTACACCGTCACCTTCCCCTACTTCCTGGAACTGCTGCCCACCAGGAGCCGGGGCAGGGCGACGGTCTATCTGTCGATCGGCTGGCCGGTCGGCGTGCTCGCCGCCATCGCGGTCTCGGTGACCCTGGGGGACATGGGCTGGCACGGGGTCGTGATCGCCAGCGCGCTGGTGGGGTTCTGGGCTTTCGCGATCCGGGCCTGGGTGCCCGAATCGCCCTACTGGCTGGCCACGCGGAACCGTCAGGCCGAGGCGAAGGCGGTGCTGCGCGAGCTGGGCAGCCCCGACGCAGGCGAGGTTTTCATCGTCGGCGTCAAGCGGGTGGGCCGCCCCCTGGACCTGCTCCGCGGAGAGCTCCGCCGGGTCACCCTGCTGATGTTGCTGCTCAACTTCACCTTCAACTGGGGCTACTGGGGCCTGCAGGTCTGGCTGCCCACGCTCATGCGGGGAAAGGGCATGAGCCTGGACGCCACCCTCGGCTTCGCCGCGCTCAGCGCGCTCGTGACGATCCCCGGCTACGTCAGCGCGTCGCTGCTCACGGGCCGCTTCGGCCGTAAGAAGGTCTTCCTGTGCTACGTGGTGGCCGCGGTGCTCGGCGGCTTCTTCTTCGCGGTCGCGTCCACGACGGCCGGCCTGTACGCCGGTAACTTCATCCTGTCGTTCTTCAGCCTGGGCGCCTGGGGCGTGTGGAACACCTGGAACGGCGAGTTCTACCCGACCGCGATACGCGGCACCGGCTACGCCTGGGCGACCGCCGCCCAGCTCGTCTCCACCACCGTCGCTCCGGCGGCCGTGGGCCTGCTGCTCGCCCGCGCCACCGGGTTCACCGCGACGATGCTGGTGATCAACGCGTTCATGGTGATCACCGCGCTGCTCGCCCTTCCGCTGCCGGAGACCGAGGGGCGTGGTCTGGAGTGA